A genomic stretch from Arachis stenosperma cultivar V10309 chromosome 3, arast.V10309.gnm1.PFL2, whole genome shotgun sequence includes:
- the LOC130969017 gene encoding xylose isomerase-like isoform X1, which yields MKAWGIFLLLLCLQAITYAVIGESQTCPAENVGKCDDSDWEGEFFPGINKIKYEGPSSKNPLSFKWYNAEEEILGKKMKDWFRFSVAFWHTFRGTGADPFGAPTKYWPWEDGTNSLKMAKRRMRANFEFINKLGVDWWCFHDRDIAPDGETLEEANANLDEVVALAKELQMQSKKKVLWGTAQLFMHPRYMHGAATSSELGVYAYAAAQVKKALEVTHYLEGENYVFWGGREGYQSLLNTDMERELNHLARFFEAAVAYKKKIGFNGTLLIEPKPQEPTKHQYDWDAATTANFLRKYGLIGEFKLNIECNHATLSGHSCHHELETARINGLLGNIDANTGDPQVGWDTDQFLVDIQEATMIMLSVIKNGGIARGGFNFDAKLRRESTDVDDLFIAHIIGMDTMARGLRNAATLIEDGTLAELVRKRYQSFDTEIGAQIEAGKADFDFLEKKAKEWGEPKVASAKQELAEMILQSAL from the exons ATGAAAGCGTGGGGAATATTTCTGCTCCTTCTTTGCTTACAAGCCATCACTTATGCAGTg ATTGGTGAATCTCAAACTTGCCCTGCTGAAAATGTCGGTAAATGTGACGATTCAGATTGGGAGGGTGAATTCTTTCCTGGCATTAACAAAATCAAATATGAG GGTCCCTCTAGCAAGAATCCGCTTTCATTTAAATGGTATAACGCAGAAGAAGAAATTCTTGGGAAGAAAATGAAG GATTGGTTCAGATTTAGTGTTGCATTTTGGCACACTTTCCGTGGAACAGGTGCAGACCCGTTTGGTGCACCTACCAAATACTGGCCGTGGGAAGATGGTACCAATTCTTTGAAAATGGCTAAAAGAAGAA TGCGAGCAAACTTTGAGTTTATAAACAAACTTGGAGTTGATTGGTGGTGCTTCCACGACCGTGATATAGCCCCTGATGGAGAAACTCTGGAG GAAGCTAATGCAAACTTGGATGAAGTGGTTGCCCTTGCCAAAGAACTTCAGATGCAG AGTAAGAAAAAAGTTCTATGGGGAACTGCTCAATTGTTTATGCATCCTCGTTACATGCATGGTGCTGCTACTAG CTCTGAGTTAGGTGTATATGCATATGCTGCTGCACAAGTGAAGAAAGCCTTGGAG GTCACACATTATTTGGAGGGAGAAAATTATGTTTTCTGGGGTGGCCGTGAGGGTTATCAATCCCTATTGAACACGGATATGGAACGAGAACTTAATCATTTG GCTAGGTTCTTTGAAGCTGCTGTTGCATACAAGAAGAAGATTGGATTCAATG GGACACTGCTGATTGAACCCAAGCCACAAGAACCTACAAAACACCA GTATGACTGGGATGCTGCAACCACCGCTAATTTCTTGCGCAAGTATGGACTTATAG GGGAATTCAAACTCAACATTGAGTGCAACCATGCCACCTTATCGGGACATAG TTGTCACCATGAACTTGAAACTGCAAGGATTAATGGACTATTGGGTAATATTGATGCAAACACTGGTGATCCTCAAGTTG GTTGGGACACAGATCAGTTTCTAGTGGATATTCAAGAAGCAACAATGATTATGCTCAGTGTGATTAAAAAT GGTGGAATTGCACGAGGCGGATTCAACTTTGACGCCAAATT GCGGAGAGAGAGCACAGATGTTGATGACTTATTCATTGCCCACATCATCGGTATGGATACAATGGCCCGCGGCCTCAGGAATGCTGCTACGctaattgag GACGGTACTCTAGCTGAGCTTGTTCGGAAGAGATACCAGAGTTTTGACACTGAAATCGGTGCTCAAATAGAG GCTGGTAAAGCTGACTTTGACTTTTTGGAGAAGAAAGCTAAGGAATGGGGAGAACCCAAGGTTGCTTCAGCCAAACAG GAGCTAGCTGAGATGATTCTCCAGTCTGCGTTGTGA
- the LOC130969017 gene encoding xylose isomerase-like isoform X2: protein MSGICLKSIKMKAWGIFLLLLCLQAITYAVIGESQTCPAENVGKCDDSDWEGEFFPGINKIKYEGPSSKNPLSFKWYNAEEEILGKKMKDWFRFSVAFWHTFRGTGADPFGAPTKYWPWEDGTNSLKMAKRRMRANFEFINKLGVDWWCFHDRDIAPDGETLEEANANLDEVVALAKELQMQSKKKVLWGTAQLFMHPRYMHGAATSSELGVYAYAAAQVKKALEVTHYLEGENYVFWGGREGYQSLLNTDMERELNHLARFFEAAVAYKKKIGFNGTLLIEPKPQEPTKHQYDWDAATTANFLRKYGLIGEFKLNIECNHATLSGHSCHHELETARINGLLGNIDANTGDPQVGWDTDQFLVDIQEATMIMLSVIKNGGIARGGFNFDAKLRRESTDVDDLFIAHIIGMDTMARGLRNAATLIEDGTLAELVRKRYQSFDTEIGAQIEAGKADFDFLEKKAKEWGEPKVASAKQELAEMILQSAL, encoded by the exons ATGT CAGGTATTTGCTTGAAATCTATCAAAATGAAAGCGTGGGGAATATTTCTGCTCCTTCTTTGCTTACAAGCCATCACTTATGCAGTg ATTGGTGAATCTCAAACTTGCCCTGCTGAAAATGTCGGTAAATGTGACGATTCAGATTGGGAGGGTGAATTCTTTCCTGGCATTAACAAAATCAAATATGAG GGTCCCTCTAGCAAGAATCCGCTTTCATTTAAATGGTATAACGCAGAAGAAGAAATTCTTGGGAAGAAAATGAAG GATTGGTTCAGATTTAGTGTTGCATTTTGGCACACTTTCCGTGGAACAGGTGCAGACCCGTTTGGTGCACCTACCAAATACTGGCCGTGGGAAGATGGTACCAATTCTTTGAAAATGGCTAAAAGAAGAA TGCGAGCAAACTTTGAGTTTATAAACAAACTTGGAGTTGATTGGTGGTGCTTCCACGACCGTGATATAGCCCCTGATGGAGAAACTCTGGAG GAAGCTAATGCAAACTTGGATGAAGTGGTTGCCCTTGCCAAAGAACTTCAGATGCAG AGTAAGAAAAAAGTTCTATGGGGAACTGCTCAATTGTTTATGCATCCTCGTTACATGCATGGTGCTGCTACTAG CTCTGAGTTAGGTGTATATGCATATGCTGCTGCACAAGTGAAGAAAGCCTTGGAG GTCACACATTATTTGGAGGGAGAAAATTATGTTTTCTGGGGTGGCCGTGAGGGTTATCAATCCCTATTGAACACGGATATGGAACGAGAACTTAATCATTTG GCTAGGTTCTTTGAAGCTGCTGTTGCATACAAGAAGAAGATTGGATTCAATG GGACACTGCTGATTGAACCCAAGCCACAAGAACCTACAAAACACCA GTATGACTGGGATGCTGCAACCACCGCTAATTTCTTGCGCAAGTATGGACTTATAG GGGAATTCAAACTCAACATTGAGTGCAACCATGCCACCTTATCGGGACATAG TTGTCACCATGAACTTGAAACTGCAAGGATTAATGGACTATTGGGTAATATTGATGCAAACACTGGTGATCCTCAAGTTG GTTGGGACACAGATCAGTTTCTAGTGGATATTCAAGAAGCAACAATGATTATGCTCAGTGTGATTAAAAAT GGTGGAATTGCACGAGGCGGATTCAACTTTGACGCCAAATT GCGGAGAGAGAGCACAGATGTTGATGACTTATTCATTGCCCACATCATCGGTATGGATACAATGGCCCGCGGCCTCAGGAATGCTGCTACGctaattgag GACGGTACTCTAGCTGAGCTTGTTCGGAAGAGATACCAGAGTTTTGACACTGAAATCGGTGCTCAAATAGAG GCTGGTAAAGCTGACTTTGACTTTTTGGAGAAGAAAGCTAAGGAATGGGGAGAACCCAAGGTTGCTTCAGCCAAACAG GAGCTAGCTGAGATGATTCTCCAGTCTGCGTTGTGA